A stretch of Natronococcus sp. CG52 DNA encodes these proteins:
- a CDS encoding ferritin-like domain-containing protein: MTNDEVTDLLTEAYIDELETVMNYLTNAIVLDGVHAEEVKESLETDVDEELEHARLLGNRLKQLDRSPPGSESFEARQSSLQPPEDTTDVQSVIDGVLEAEEEAMETYRSLLEAAEEANDPVTEDVAVTILSDEEAHHTEFRGFKKEFPQD, from the coding sequence ATGACGAACGACGAAGTCACCGACCTGTTGACGGAAGCGTACATCGACGAACTCGAGACCGTGATGAACTACCTGACGAACGCCATCGTGCTGGACGGCGTCCACGCCGAGGAGGTCAAAGAGAGCCTCGAGACGGACGTCGACGAGGAACTCGAGCACGCCCGGTTGCTGGGAAACCGACTGAAGCAACTCGACCGGTCCCCGCCCGGCTCGGAGTCGTTCGAGGCGCGCCAGTCCAGTCTCCAGCCGCCCGAGGACACGACCGACGTGCAGTCGGTCATCGACGGCGTCCTCGAGGCCGAGGAGGAGGCGATGGAGACCTACCGATCGCTGCTCGAGGCGGCCGAGGAGGCGAACGACCCCGTCACCGAGGACGTCGCGGTGACGATCCTCTCGGACGAGGAGGCTCATCACACCGAATTCCGGGGATTCAAGAAGGAGTTTCCCCAGGACTGA
- the ilvB gene encoding biosynthetic-type acetolactate synthase large subunit, with translation MSERAAPVTTTEEQHDDQEPARDAEESVDADATAEAASETEQQPVTTGAEAVVRALENAGVEHAFGVQGGAIMPVYDALYDSEITHVTMAHEQGASHAADAYGIVSGEPGICLATSGPGATNLVTGLADADMDSDPMVALTGQVPTEFVGNDAFQETDTTGVTTPVTKDNTFSSEPDRVGTDVSEAFALAREGRPGPTLVDLPKDVTNAETDREPDEPAVPHTYEVQEEADREIVDAAAERIENAQRPVMLLGGGVIKGEASEACREFAIEHEIPVVTTMPAIGSFPEDHELSMEMAGMHGTGYANMAITHCDTMLAIGTRFDDRLTGGIETFAPDAEVIHVDIDPAEISKNIHADYPLVGDAETVVDQLSEAVDDSPQITKWRAQCQQWKSDYSMAYDTPDDEPVKPQFVVEALDEATSDNAVVTTGVGQHQMWACQYWTYTEPRTWVSSHGLGTMGYGLPAAIGARFAADDDQEVVCIDGDGSFLMTLQGLSVAVREELDITVAVLNNEYIGMVRQWQDAFFDGRHSASDYGWMPEFDKLAEAFGARGFRIDDYNDVADTIDAALAYDGPSVIDAHIDPQANVYPMVPSGGDNGQFALTEDQL, from the coding sequence ATGAGCGAACGCGCAGCACCGGTTACCACGACGGAAGAACAGCACGACGACCAGGAGCCGGCTCGCGACGCGGAGGAGTCGGTCGACGCCGACGCGACCGCCGAAGCGGCGTCCGAAACCGAGCAACAACCCGTCACCACGGGCGCCGAGGCCGTCGTCCGCGCGCTCGAGAACGCGGGCGTCGAACACGCCTTCGGCGTGCAGGGCGGCGCGATCATGCCCGTCTACGACGCCCTCTACGACTCCGAGATCACCCACGTGACGATGGCCCACGAGCAGGGCGCATCGCACGCGGCCGACGCCTACGGCATCGTCTCGGGCGAGCCGGGCATCTGCCTGGCCACGTCGGGACCGGGCGCGACGAACCTCGTCACCGGCCTCGCCGACGCCGACATGGACTCGGACCCGATGGTCGCGCTGACCGGCCAGGTGCCGACCGAGTTCGTCGGCAACGACGCCTTCCAGGAGACCGACACGACGGGCGTCACGACGCCGGTCACGAAGGACAACACGTTCTCGAGCGAACCGGATCGCGTCGGGACCGACGTCAGCGAGGCGTTCGCACTCGCCCGAGAGGGCCGACCCGGACCGACGCTGGTCGACCTGCCGAAGGACGTTACCAACGCCGAGACCGACCGCGAACCCGACGAGCCCGCAGTGCCCCACACCTACGAGGTGCAGGAGGAAGCGGACCGGGAGATCGTCGACGCCGCGGCCGAGCGGATCGAAAACGCCCAGCGTCCCGTCATGCTGCTCGGCGGCGGCGTCATCAAGGGCGAGGCCAGCGAGGCCTGTCGAGAGTTCGCCATCGAGCACGAGATCCCGGTCGTCACGACGATGCCCGCTATCGGCTCGTTCCCCGAGGATCACGAGCTATCCATGGAGATGGCGGGCATGCACGGTACCGGCTACGCCAACATGGCGATCACCCACTGTGACACCATGCTGGCGATCGGCACCCGGTTCGACGACCGCCTGACCGGCGGGATCGAAACCTTCGCACCCGACGCGGAGGTCATCCACGTCGACATCGACCCCGCGGAGATCTCGAAGAACATCCACGCGGACTACCCGCTGGTCGGCGACGCCGAAACGGTCGTCGACCAGCTGAGCGAGGCGGTCGACGACTCGCCGCAGATCACGAAGTGGCGCGCCCAGTGCCAGCAGTGGAAGTCCGACTACTCGATGGCCTACGACACGCCCGACGACGAACCGGTCAAGCCCCAGTTCGTCGTCGAGGCCCTGGACGAAGCGACGAGCGACAACGCCGTCGTGACGACCGGCGTCGGCCAACACCAGATGTGGGCCTGCCAGTACTGGACCTACACCGAGCCCCGGACCTGGGTCTCGAGTCACGGGCTGGGGACGATGGGCTACGGGCTGCCGGCGGCGATCGGCGCCCGCTTCGCGGCCGACGACGACCAGGAGGTCGTCTGTATCGACGGCGACGGCTCGTTCCTGATGACGCTGCAGGGACTGTCCGTGGCCGTCCGCGAGGAGCTGGACATCACGGTCGCCGTGCTCAACAACGAGTACATCGGGATGGTCCGACAGTGGCAGGACGCCTTCTTCGACGGCCGTCACTCCGCGTCGGACTACGGCTGGATGCCCGAGTTCGACAAGCTCGCCGAGGCGTTCGGCGCGCGGGGCTTCCGGATCGACGACTACAACGACGTCGCCGACACCATCGACGCCGCGCTGGCGTACGACGGTCCCTCGGTGATCGACGCCCACATCGATCCGCAGGCGAACGTCTATCCGATGGTGCCGAGCGGCGGCGACAACGGTCAGTTCGCGCTGACGGAGGACCAATTATGA
- the ilvC gene encoding ketol-acid reductoisomerase, whose protein sequence is MTENEFTTEIYYESDADESHLDDVTVAVLGYGSQGHAHALNLHESGVDVVVGLREDSSSRDAAEADGLTVTTPVEAAAQAEVVSMLVPDTVQPHVYEQIEDELEAGDTLQFAHGFNIHYNQIQPAEDVDVTMIAPKSPGHLVRRNYENGEGTPGLLAIYQDATGDAKERALAYAKGIGCARAGVVETSFREETETDLFGEQAVLCGGIAELIKAGYETLVDAGYSPEMAYFECLNEMKLIVDLMYEDGLGGMWDSVSDTAEYGGLTRGEAVIDDQARANMEEVLEQVQNGEFATEWVAENQANRPVYTQLNRAEKNHEIEEVGERLRGLFAWEEGQESEEEDDEERTRVQAD, encoded by the coding sequence ATGACTGAAAACGAATTCACCACCGAGATCTACTACGAATCGGACGCAGACGAATCCCACCTCGACGACGTAACCGTCGCCGTCCTCGGCTACGGTAGCCAGGGCCACGCGCACGCGCTCAACCTCCACGAGAGCGGTGTCGACGTGGTCGTCGGCCTGCGCGAGGACTCCTCCTCGCGCGACGCCGCCGAAGCGGACGGCCTCACGGTCACGACGCCGGTCGAGGCGGCCGCCCAGGCGGAGGTTGTCTCGATGCTGGTCCCCGACACGGTTCAGCCACACGTCTACGAACAGATCGAGGACGAACTCGAGGCCGGCGACACGCTGCAGTTCGCCCACGGCTTCAACATCCACTACAACCAGATCCAGCCCGCCGAGGACGTCGACGTGACGATGATCGCGCCGAAGTCCCCGGGCCACCTCGTCCGCCGGAACTACGAGAACGGCGAGGGGACGCCGGGACTGCTCGCGATCTACCAGGACGCGACCGGCGACGCGAAGGAGCGCGCGCTCGCGTACGCGAAGGGGATCGGCTGCGCCCGAGCCGGCGTCGTCGAGACGTCGTTCCGCGAGGAGACCGAGACCGACCTCTTCGGCGAGCAGGCCGTCCTCTGTGGCGGCATCGCGGAGCTGATCAAGGCCGGCTACGAGACGCTGGTCGACGCCGGCTACAGCCCCGAGATGGCCTACTTCGAGTGTCTGAACGAGATGAAGCTGATCGTCGACCTCATGTACGAAGACGGGCTCGGCGGCATGTGGGATTCGGTCTCCGACACCGCCGAGTACGGCGGACTCACGCGCGGCGAGGCCGTCATCGACGACCAGGCTCGAGCAAACATGGAGGAAGTGCTCGAGCAGGTCCAGAACGGCGAGTTCGCCACCGAGTGGGTCGCCGAGAACCAGGCGAACCGACCCGTCTACACGCAGCTCAACCGGGCAGAGAAGAACCACGAGATCGAGGAAGTCGGCGAGCGCCTCCGCGGGCTGTTCGCGTGGGAAGAGGGACAGGAATCCGAAGAGGAAGACGACGAGGAACGAACCCGAGTCCAGGCGGACTAA
- a CDS encoding DUF7860 family protein, whose product MGRYGNLDYASLAKTGFLLGLGLFAFGAGAELLGRALYDSLPAWEHALFVYCEGIGIAVAFFSPWIFGVLLPLTE is encoded by the coding sequence ATGGGACGATACGGCAACCTCGACTACGCCTCCTTGGCGAAGACGGGCTTCCTCCTGGGACTCGGGCTGTTCGCGTTCGGTGCGGGTGCAGAGCTCCTCGGCCGCGCGCTCTACGATTCGCTTCCCGCCTGGGAACACGCGCTGTTCGTGTACTGTGAGGGAATCGGAATCGCGGTCGCGTTTTTCTCGCCGTGGATCTTCGGGGTTCTCCTCCCGCTGACCGAATAA
- a CDS encoding LeuA family protein, which produces MQCLHKATRPLTPVRGVEFFQGTLDSTDEIESARVFDTTLRDGEQSPGTSFSADDKRHIASILDEMGTHVIEAGFPVNSDAEFEAVRDIASSTSTTTCGLARVVDKDIEAALDSGVEMVHTFVSTSDVQIEDSMHATREEVVERAVESVERITEAGATCMFSPMDATRTNEAFLLEVIEAVSEAGTDWINIPDTCGVATPNRFRAMIEKVCAHTDARVDVHTHDDFGLATANALSGIEAGADQAQVSVNSIGERAGNAAYEEFVMAVESVYQCDTGIDTTRIMELSETVEERSDVPTPGNKPVVGDNAFSHESGIHAAGVIENSDTFEPGVMTPEMVGAKRRLVMGKHTGTHSVRERLRESGFDPTDEQVRAVTRKVKDYGAEKRRITVDDLERFAEEAGIERQQEPEEVRI; this is translated from the coding sequence ATACAATGTCTTCACAAGGCAACCCGACCTCTGACACCAGTCAGGGGGGTCGAGTTCTTCCAGGGCACGTTAGATTCCACTGACGAAATCGAGTCAGCACGTGTCTTCGATACGACCCTCCGGGACGGCGAACAGTCGCCCGGAACGTCGTTCTCCGCCGACGACAAACGGCACATCGCATCGATTCTGGACGAGATGGGAACCCACGTCATCGAGGCGGGGTTCCCGGTCAACTCCGATGCGGAGTTCGAAGCCGTTCGTGATATCGCGTCCTCGACGTCGACGACTACCTGCGGGTTAGCCCGCGTCGTCGACAAGGACATCGAAGCGGCGCTGGATTCCGGCGTCGAGATGGTTCACACGTTCGTCAGCACCAGCGACGTTCAGATCGAGGACTCGATGCACGCCACGCGGGAGGAAGTCGTAGAGCGCGCCGTCGAGTCGGTCGAACGCATCACGGAAGCGGGGGCGACCTGCATGTTCTCGCCGATGGACGCGACGCGTACCAACGAGGCGTTCCTGCTCGAGGTGATCGAAGCGGTCAGCGAGGCCGGTACGGACTGGATCAACATTCCGGACACCTGCGGCGTCGCGACGCCGAATCGGTTCCGGGCCATGATCGAGAAGGTCTGCGCTCACACCGACGCGCGGGTCGACGTCCACACCCACGACGACTTCGGGCTGGCCACCGCCAACGCGCTGTCCGGCATCGAAGCGGGGGCCGACCAGGCCCAGGTGTCGGTCAACTCGATCGGCGAGCGCGCCGGCAACGCCGCCTACGAGGAGTTCGTGATGGCCGTCGAGTCGGTCTACCAGTGCGATACCGGAATCGACACGACGCGGATCATGGAGCTCTCGGAGACCGTCGAGGAGCGAAGCGACGTCCCGACGCCGGGCAACAAGCCGGTGGTCGGCGACAACGCCTTCTCACACGAGAGCGGCATCCACGCCGCCGGCGTCATCGAGAACTCCGACACCTTCGAACCCGGCGTCATGACTCCGGAGATGGTCGGCGCGAAACGCCGACTGGTCATGGGGAAACACACCGGGACGCACTCGGTCCGCGAACGACTGCGCGAGTCCGGATTCGACCCCACCGACGAGCAGGTGCGCGCGGTCACCCGAAAGGTCAAGGATTACGGTGCGGAAAAGCGCCGGATCACGGTCGACGACCTGGAGCGATTCGCCGAGGAAGCTGGCATCGAGCGCCAGCAGGAGCCGGAGGAGGTGCGAATCTGA
- the leuC gene encoding 3-isopropylmalate dehydratase large subunit, giving the protein MSEGTLYDKVWDRHKVTTLPTGQDQLFVGLHLIHEVTSPQAFGMLRERDLEVAYPELTHATVDHIIPTADQSRPYQEDAAEEMMSELEENVREAGIEFSDPNSGDQGIVHVVGPEQGLTQPGKTIVCGDSHTSTHGAFGALAFGIGTSQIRDVLATGTLAFEKQKVRKIQVDGELGDGVEAKDVILEIIRRLGTEGGVGYVYEYAGEAIESLGMEGRMSICNMSIEGGARAGYVNPDETTYEWLEETDYFQENPEKFEELKPYWESIRSDADAEYDDVVRIDADELEPVVTWGTTPGQGIGISDPIPAPEDLAEGKQDTARRAQEHMRVEPGETMEGYDIDVAFLGSCTNARLPDLRRAARIVEGREVHDDVRALVVPGSQRVQEAAEEEGLKDVFEDAGFDWRNAGCSMCLGMNEDQLEGDEACASSSNRNFVGRQGSKDGRTVLMNPRMVAAAAITGEVSDVRDLKEVNLA; this is encoded by the coding sequence ATGAGTGAGGGAACGCTGTACGACAAGGTGTGGGACCGCCACAAGGTGACGACGCTACCGACCGGACAGGATCAGCTGTTCGTCGGACTGCACCTCATTCACGAGGTGACTAGCCCGCAGGCGTTCGGGATGCTCCGCGAGCGCGACCTCGAGGTCGCCTACCCCGAACTCACGCACGCGACGGTCGACCACATCATCCCGACGGCGGACCAGTCCCGCCCCTACCAGGAGGACGCCGCCGAGGAGATGATGAGCGAACTCGAGGAGAACGTCCGCGAGGCCGGGATCGAGTTCTCGGACCCGAACAGCGGCGATCAGGGGATCGTCCACGTCGTCGGCCCGGAGCAGGGACTGACCCAACCCGGGAAGACGATCGTCTGCGGCGACTCCCACACGTCGACCCACGGCGCGTTCGGCGCGCTCGCGTTCGGGATCGGCACCTCCCAGATCCGAGACGTGCTCGCGACGGGCACGCTCGCGTTCGAGAAACAGAAGGTCCGAAAGATCCAGGTCGACGGCGAACTCGGCGACGGCGTCGAGGCGAAGGACGTCATCCTCGAGATCATCCGCCGACTCGGCACCGAGGGCGGCGTCGGCTACGTCTACGAGTACGCCGGCGAGGCCATCGAGAGCCTCGGGATGGAAGGCCGGATGTCAATCTGTAACATGTCGATCGAGGGCGGCGCTCGAGCGGGCTACGTCAACCCCGACGAGACCACCTACGAGTGGCTCGAGGAGACGGACTACTTCCAGGAAAACCCGGAGAAGTTCGAGGAACTGAAGCCGTACTGGGAGTCGATTCGATCGGACGCCGATGCGGAGTACGACGACGTCGTTCGGATCGACGCCGACGAACTCGAGCCGGTCGTCACCTGGGGAACGACCCCGGGACAGGGGATCGGCATCTCCGATCCGATCCCCGCGCCGGAAGACCTGGCCGAGGGCAAGCAGGACACCGCGCGACGCGCCCAGGAGCACATGCGCGTCGAGCCCGGCGAGACGATGGAGGGCTACGACATCGACGTCGCCTTCCTCGGCTCCTGTACCAACGCTCGCCTGCCCGACCTGCGGCGGGCCGCCCGGATCGTCGAGGGCCGCGAGGTCCACGACGACGTCCGCGCGCTCGTCGTCCCCGGCAGCCAGCGCGTCCAGGAAGCCGCCGAGGAGGAAGGCCTGAAGGACGTCTTCGAGGACGCCGGCTTCGACTGGCGCAACGCCGGCTGTTCGATGTGTCTCGGGATGAACGAGGACCAGCTCGAGGGCGACGAGGCCTGCGCCTCCTCCTCGAACCGGAACTTCGTCGGCCGCCAGGGATCGAAGGACGGCCGCACCGTCCTGATGAACCCGCGGATGGTCGCCGCGGCGGCGATTACCGGGGAGGTCTCTGACGTGCGCGACCTGAAAGAGGTGAATCTGGCATGA
- the ilvN gene encoding acetolactate synthase small subunit, producing MTRGLDGPSPEERPTPAGRRNKQGIRIDPEIEAKHDPRRTVISVLVEHEPGVLSDVSGLFSRRQFNIESLTVGPTAEDERARITLVVEEPDPGIDQIKKQLRKLLPVIAVRELEPDAMRRELALVKVNAERPDRVAAVADMYDAKTVDSSPETATIEITGARQKIEAAIETLGQFGIREIARTGTTALARGTDDTAVPPTESAATEAKQTQQFTQPADDD from the coding sequence ATGACGCGAGGGCTCGACGGACCGTCCCCGGAGGAGCGACCGACACCGGCCGGTCGGCGCAACAAGCAAGGGATCCGCATCGATCCGGAGATCGAAGCGAAGCACGACCCCCGACGCACCGTCATCTCGGTGCTGGTCGAACACGAGCCCGGCGTGCTCTCGGACGTCTCGGGACTGTTCTCGAGGCGGCAGTTTAACATCGAGAGCCTGACGGTCGGTCCGACCGCCGAGGACGAGCGCGCCCGGATCACCCTCGTCGTCGAGGAACCCGATCCCGGCATCGACCAGATCAAGAAGCAGCTGCGAAAGCTGCTGCCGGTCATCGCCGTGCGGGAACTCGAGCCCGACGCGATGCGCCGGGAACTGGCGCTCGTGAAGGTTAACGCCGAGCGTCCGGACCGGGTCGCCGCCGTCGCGGACATGTACGACGCGAAGACGGTCGACTCGAGTCCGGAGACGGCGACCATCGAGATCACCGGCGCCCGCCAGAAGATCGAGGCCGCGATCGAGACGCTCGGCCAGTTCGGCATCCGCGAGATCGCGCGAACCGGAACGACCGCGCTCGCGCGCGGCACCGACGACACCGCGGTGCCACCGACGGAATCGGCCGCCACCGAGGCGAAACAGACCCAGCAGTTCACACAACCAGCAGACGATGACTGA
- a CDS encoding vWA domain-containing protein — protein MPSERRRFLALCGACTSSALAGCSAPTRSSLWGSNSGRVDDWQYSPPDDDDDSWLFGGTDDAATAEEAADGGESIGLAAGGAADVGTFRRNVSEGYLPIPESMAYEGLFHEYYFDTGGDGSCESLFCPTYTPAVTPDPFSGDTERYLSVGLDSGLSQSDFERPALNLVIVLDISGSMGASFSDYYYDQHGNEREADGGTSRPKMDVARDALVSMTHHLRPEDRFGVVLFDHEAYLAKPLRKVGETDMDAIRGHIQESIEPRGGTDISAAMELSEELMAEYAEADRDEYENRSIMLTDAQINVGETDADELRGSLEENAEKDHHTTVVGVGVDFNADLIDQITGVRGANYYSVYSEDEFERRTDDEFEYMVTPLVYDLSLELEAAGYEIGQVYGSTAADETTGELMRVDTLFPSPRSDGEAKGGVVLVQVERTGDAETEEEATLNLEASWETRSGDRRSATETVSFPSGDDEQYGTASVRKAVLLARYADLLKNWAVYERDAALVDANDGIDRPPADDQFGEWELQSEPLTASEPYDDRIGRFRNHLETETSAIGDETLERERELLEAILEAE, from the coding sequence ATGCCTTCGGAACGACGGCGGTTTCTGGCACTGTGTGGGGCCTGCACCAGTAGCGCGCTCGCGGGCTGCTCGGCGCCGACGCGCTCGAGTCTGTGGGGGAGCAATTCCGGACGAGTGGACGACTGGCAGTACTCGCCCCCGGACGACGATGACGACTCCTGGCTCTTCGGTGGAACCGACGACGCGGCGACGGCGGAGGAGGCTGCCGACGGTGGCGAAAGCATCGGCCTCGCGGCGGGCGGCGCCGCGGACGTCGGGACGTTCCGGCGCAACGTCTCCGAGGGGTACTTGCCGATTCCCGAGAGCATGGCCTACGAAGGCCTGTTTCACGAGTACTACTTCGACACGGGCGGCGACGGCTCCTGCGAGTCGCTTTTTTGCCCGACGTACACGCCTGCGGTGACGCCGGATCCGTTCTCCGGTGACACCGAGCGGTACCTCTCGGTCGGCCTGGATTCCGGCCTCTCGCAGTCGGACTTCGAGCGGCCGGCGCTGAACCTCGTGATCGTGCTCGACATCTCGGGGTCGATGGGCGCGAGTTTCAGCGACTACTACTACGACCAGCACGGAAACGAGCGGGAAGCCGACGGCGGAACGTCGCGGCCGAAGATGGACGTCGCGAGGGACGCCCTGGTTTCGATGACCCACCACCTGCGTCCGGAGGATCGGTTCGGCGTCGTGCTCTTCGATCACGAGGCGTACCTGGCGAAGCCCCTCAGGAAGGTCGGCGAGACGGATATGGACGCGATTCGCGGACACATTCAGGAGAGCATCGAGCCGCGGGGCGGGACCGACATCTCGGCCGCGATGGAGTTGAGCGAGGAACTGATGGCGGAGTACGCGGAGGCCGACCGCGATGAGTACGAGAACCGGTCGATCATGCTGACCGACGCCCAGATCAACGTGGGTGAGACCGACGCCGACGAACTCCGGGGAAGTCTCGAGGAGAACGCCGAGAAGGACCACCACACGACGGTCGTCGGCGTCGGCGTGGATTTCAACGCGGATTTGATCGATCAGATTACCGGCGTCCGCGGCGCGAACTACTACAGCGTCTACTCGGAGGACGAGTTCGAGCGGCGCACGGACGACGAGTTCGAGTACATGGTGACGCCGCTCGTCTACGACCTCTCGCTGGAACTCGAGGCGGCGGGGTACGAGATCGGTCAGGTGTACGGCTCGACTGCGGCCGACGAAACGACGGGGGAACTCATGCGCGTCGACACGCTGTTCCCTTCCCCGCGGAGCGACGGCGAGGCGAAAGGCGGGGTCGTCCTCGTGCAGGTCGAGCGAACTGGCGACGCGGAAACGGAGGAGGAAGCGACGCTGAATCTCGAGGCGAGCTGGGAGACCCGATCGGGCGACCGTCGGTCCGCGACCGAGACCGTCTCGTTTCCGAGCGGCGACGACGAGCAGTACGGCACCGCCTCCGTCCGCAAGGCGGTCCTGCTCGCCCGCTACGCCGACCTGCTGAAGAACTGGGCCGTTTACGAACGCGACGCGGCGCTCGTCGACGCGAACGACGGGATCGATCGGCCGCCTGCAGACGATCAGTTCGGCGAGTGGGAGTTGCAGTCGGAGCCGTTGACGGCCTCCGAACCGTACGACGACCGGATCGGTCGCTTCCGCAACCACCTCGAGACGGAGACGTCGGCGATCGGCGACGAAACGCTCGAGCGGGAACGGGAACTGCTGGAGGCGATTCTCGAGGCGGAGTAA
- a CDS encoding DUF5779 family protein: protein MSDFDLDLRTVEDEHIAEEFEGEIVLGVLDGTTPADKWLETVSNGSVLVLCVDGEVNDLAAGFARDVKESGGSLVHFRGFLIVAPPGVDVNSDQL, encoded by the coding sequence ATGAGCGATTTCGACCTCGACTTACGGACCGTCGAGGATGAGCACATCGCCGAGGAGTTCGAGGGTGAGATCGTCCTCGGCGTCCTCGACGGGACGACTCCGGCGGACAAGTGGCTCGAGACGGTCTCGAACGGCAGCGTGCTCGTCCTCTGCGTGGACGGGGAAGTCAACGACCTGGCGGCCGGCTTCGCGCGCGACGTCAAGGAATCCGGCGGTAGCCTCGTCCACTTCCGGGGCTTTCTGATCGTCGCGCCGCCGGGCGTCGACGTTAACAGCGACCAACTGTAA
- the leuD gene encoding 3-isopropylmalate dehydratase small subunit, which produces MTGDGAVDIPEVNYVSGSGVPIRGNDIDTDQIIPARFMKVVTFDGLGEFAFFDLRFDENDDLKDHPFNEERFQDSSVMVVNSNFGCGSSREHAPQALMRWGIDAIIGESFAEIFAGNCLALGIPTVTADSETIRELQEWVDENPDGEIDIDVEAETVTYGSETIDVTVDDAQRKALVEGVWDTTALMKSNTSAVRRTAEELPYVEDAAIPEAE; this is translated from the coding sequence ATGACCGGAGATGGTGCGGTCGACATTCCGGAGGTCAACTACGTGTCCGGCTCGGGCGTCCCGATTCGGGGCAACGATATCGACACGGACCAGATCATCCCGGCGCGGTTCATGAAGGTCGTCACCTTCGACGGGCTGGGCGAGTTCGCCTTCTTCGACCTGCGGTTCGACGAGAACGACGACCTCAAGGACCACCCGTTTAACGAGGAACGGTTCCAGGATTCGTCGGTAATGGTCGTCAACAGCAACTTCGGCTGCGGCTCCTCGCGCGAGCACGCGCCCCAGGCGCTGATGCGCTGGGGCATCGACGCGATCATCGGCGAGAGCTTCGCCGAGATTTTCGCGGGCAACTGTCTGGCGCTCGGCATTCCGACCGTGACGGCCGACAGCGAGACGATACGGGAACTCCAGGAGTGGGTCGACGAGAATCCCGACGGAGAGATCGATATCGACGTCGAAGCGGAGACCGTCACCTACGGCTCCGAGACGATCGACGTCACCGTCGACGACGCCCAGCGCAAGGCGCTCGTCGAGGGCGTCTGGGACACGACGGCGCTGATGAAGTCGAACACGAGCGCGGTTCGGCGAACGGCCGAGGAACTCCCGTACGTCGAGGACGCGGCGATCCCCGAAGCGGAGTAG
- a CDS encoding winged helix-turn-helix transcriptional regulator: MRDLDETDLEILELLAADARRPYREIADHVGLTPPAVSDRISRLEEQGIIQGFTIDIDRGTLRGDVPVLVELEPTPDAVDDVYAAAGDLEGVEHVFETMDGRVIVHAAIPDADARSWLERELELETLTGYDVALCNRSERITDLAATGFALDCVVCGKQVTNDGVTASVDGEVKTFCCTSCEDRYVSRYESHRDALE, encoded by the coding sequence ATGCGCGATCTCGACGAGACAGACCTCGAGATTCTTGAACTCCTCGCGGCCGATGCCCGCCGTCCGTACAGGGAGATCGCCGATCACGTCGGCCTGACGCCGCCGGCCGTCTCCGATCGCATCTCGCGACTCGAGGAGCAGGGAATCATCCAGGGCTTTACGATCGACATCGACCGCGGAACGCTCCGTGGCGACGTGCCGGTGTTAGTCGAACTGGAGCCGACCCCCGACGCGGTCGACGACGTCTACGCGGCCGCCGGCGACCTCGAGGGCGTCGAACACGTCTTCGAGACGATGGACGGCCGCGTGATCGTCCACGCGGCGATCCCGGACGCCGACGCCCGATCCTGGCTCGAACGGGAGCTCGAGCTCGAGACGCTGACCGGCTACGACGTCGCGCTGTGCAACCGCTCGGAGCGGATCACCGACCTCGCGGCGACGGGGTTCGCACTCGACTGCGTGGTCTGTGGGAAGCAGGTCACCAACGACGGGGTGACGGCGTCGGTCGACGGCGAGGTCAAGACGTTCTGCTGTACCTCCTGTGAGGACCGGTACGTGAGCCGGTACGAGTCCCACCGCGACGCGCTCGAGTGA